Proteins found in one Deltaproteobacteria bacterium genomic segment:
- a CDS encoding DUF1232 domain-containing protein — protein MVFRPKAIAQQLGWGKFFQLLMHLPSFYKLFSGLVKDARVGAGAKLLVAGILAYVIVPTDLLPDFLIGIGQLDDLAVIIGGLKLFLRLCPPEVVREHLELLAPRG, from the coding sequence ATGGTATTCCGTCCGAAAGCAATAGCGCAACAGCTTGGCTGGGGCAAATTTTTTCAGCTGCTGATGCACCTGCCGAGCTTCTATAAGTTATTTTCCGGCTTGGTCAAAGATGCGCGGGTCGGCGCCGGCGCTAAACTGCTGGTGGCGGGAATTCTCGCCTACGTGATTGTGCCCACCGATTTGTTGCCGGATTTTCTCATCGGCATCGGCCAGCTCGACGATCTGGCGGTGATTATTGGCGGGCTGAAACTGTTTTTGCGTTTATGCCCGCCGGAGGTTGTCCGCGAGCACTTGGAGCTGCTGGCGCCGCGCGGTTAA
- a CDS encoding glutathione S-transferase family protein, translated as MAIKLFNSQTSMFCEKVRVVFAMKNVPYEVVDVRKDERKSLLEYTNQRKVPTLNYNGECVIDSTVISARLEKDYPQNSIYPDGTVNKGLCLALEDWSDEVLVHANHSMRRADTPELKQKAEAEWDAHFNTLDQVYSGKKFVFERMSIADISIFTQLHYLVAAVKSEIPAKYKNVNGFMENMGQTLKLKSLADSFDAPSL; from the coding sequence ATGGCGATCAAATTATTCAATTCGCAAACTTCGATGTTCTGCGAAAAAGTCCGCGTGGTTTTCGCGATGAAAAACGTGCCCTACGAAGTCGTCGACGTGCGCAAGGACGAACGCAAGTCGCTGCTAGAATATACCAACCAACGCAAAGTGCCGACGCTCAACTACAACGGCGAATGCGTCATCGACTCGACTGTGATCTCGGCTCGGTTGGAAAAAGACTACCCGCAAAATAGCATCTATCCCGACGGCACGGTGAACAAAGGCTTGTGTTTGGCGTTGGAAGATTGGTCGGACGAAGTTTTGGTCCATGCCAATCACTCCATGCGCCGGGCCGATACCCCGGAGTTGAAGCAGAAGGCTGAGGCCGAATGGGATGCCCACTTCAACACCCTGGACCAGGTGTATTCGGGCAAGAAATTTGTCTTCGAGCGCATGTCCATCGCCGACATCTCGATCTTCACCCAACTGCACTACCTAGTGGCGGCGGTGAAGTCGGAAATCCCGGCGAAATACAAAAATGTCAACGGCTTCATGGAAAACATGGGCCAGACGCTCAAGCTCAAATCCCTCGCCGACAGTTTCGATGCGCCGTCGCTCTAG